A region from the Ptychodera flava strain L36383 chromosome 12, AS_Pfla_20210202, whole genome shotgun sequence genome encodes:
- the LOC139145454 gene encoding rhodopsin, G0-coupled-like yields MQASTLLSVNQSTATDTVEDLVLGETKENKIVSGYLLLVCTFSVLGNGFVILHYAIARPKVIKPIEKYIVNLAFSDIGVSVLGYPIVALSNLFSTRHKSTFVCFWDGFSGFVFGIVNIWTVTAIACSTYLALRKPGFGKRFQTGLVLVLIWILALLWSALPMFGFGSFRVEINDLFCSLDWSGRHPLNVTYNAVSVVMCYVVPLTLTVTAHTLTYRYLAKARAVIYLDVDLASGRVQAKKESTDIGTPNAQPRPCVRSARRATLKSHERAIRKASMAVSAALFIAWTPYAVLAIYTSLARVVNFSFIGVTLPALFAKTTCAVNPITYLIFDRQFRLRAATKTCAYILTWRKPQSSNAKTSTRSVVNGVMYQCSESVLKYQPSATADK; encoded by the exons ATGCAAGCATCTACTCTCTtgtcggtaaatcaaagcaCTGCGACGGACACAGTTGAAGATTTGGTTTTGGgggaaacaaaagaaaacaaaatcgtCTCTGGTTACCTTCTGTTAGTAT GTACGTTCAGTGTGTTGGGGAACGGCTTTGTCATTCTGCACTACGCAATCGCTCGGCCGAAGGTGATCAAACCGATCGAGAAATACATCGTCAACCTGGCCTTTTCTGACATCGGCGTGTCGGTGTTAGGGTATCCCATCGTCGCCCTCAGCAACCTCTTTAGTACCCGTCACAAGAGCACTTTCGTCTGCTTTTGGGACGGCTTCAGTGGTTTTGTGTTCGGCATCGTGAACATCTGGACGGTGACGGCCATTGCGTGCTCTACATACCTGGCGTTACGCAAGCCCGGATTTG GTAAACGCTTCCAAACGGGGCTAGTTCTCGTTCTCATTTGGATTTTAGCCCTTCTGTGGAGCGCATTGCCAATGTTCGGGTTTGGTTCCTTCAGAGTAGAAATAAACGACCTCTTCTGCTCGTTAGACTGGAGTGGGCGACATCCGTTGAACGTCACCTACAACGCCGTCTCTGTAGTGATGTGCTACGTCGTACCGCTGACCTTGACAGTCACAGCTCACACTCTGACGTACCGATATCTGGCAAAAGCACGCGCGGTCATCTATTTGGATGTCGATTTAGCCAGTGGTAGGGTGCAGGCAAAAAAGGAATCGACTGATATAGGTACGCCTAACGCACAACCACGCCCTTGCGTGCGTTCTGCCCGCAGGGCTACTCTCAAAAGTCACGAGAGGGCTATCAGGAAAGCCAGCATGGCCGTGTCTGCCGCGCTCTTCATCGCCTGGACGCCATACGCAGTGTTGGCAATATACACAAGCTTGGCCCGagtggttaatttttcctttatTGGCGTTACCCTACCAGCTCTTTTCGCCAAGACAACATGTGCGGTGAACCCGATCACGTACCTCATCTTCGATCGCCAATTCCGTCTGCGAGCAGCGACCAAGACTTGTGCATACATCCTGACTTGGCGGAAACCACAGTCATCCAACGCAAAGACGAGCACAAGATCAGTTGTGAACGGCGTCATGTATCAATGTAGCGAGAGCGTCTTGAAATATCAACCGAGTGCTACAGCAGATAAGTGA